In the genome of Triticum urartu cultivar G1812 chromosome 5, Tu2.1, whole genome shotgun sequence, one region contains:
- the LOC125507755 gene encoding 60S ribosomal protein L36-3-like: MAPSQPKSGLFVGINKGHVVTKRELPPRPSDRKGKGTKRVHFVRNLIREVAGFAPYEKRITELLKVGKDKRALKVAKRKLGTHKRAKKKREEMSSVLRKMRSAGGGAGDKKK, from the exons atggcgccgtcgCAGCCCAAGTCAGGGCTCTTCGTGGGCATCAACAAGGGCCACGTCGTCACCAAGCGCGAGCTGCCGCCTCGCCCGTCCGACCGCAAGGGG AAAGGTACAAAGAGGGTGCATTTTGTCAGGAACTTGATCAGGGAGGTTGCTGGATTTGCTCCCTATGAGAAGCGTATCACTGAGCTTCTTAAGGTTGGAAAGGACAAGCGTGCACTCAAGGTCGCCAAGAGAAAGCTTGGTACTCACAAGAGAGCAAAGAAGAAGAGAGAGGAGATGTCAAGTGTCCTTAGGAAGATGAG GTCtgctggtggtggtgctggtgacAAGAAGAAATAG